A genomic stretch from Microplitis mediator isolate UGA2020A chromosome 10, iyMicMedi2.1, whole genome shotgun sequence includes:
- the LOC130675408 gene encoding stress-associated endoplasmic reticulum protein 2: MAPKQRMRIANEKATKNITLRGNVPKSSKPQEEGSPVGPWLLALFIFVVCGSAVFQIIQSIRMA, from the exons atggcACCAAAACAAAGAATGCGCATTGCTAACGAAAAAGCAACCAAGAACATTACACTACGTGGTAATGTTCCTAAATCATCG AAACCACAAGAAGAAGGATCACCAGTAGGACCTTGGCTACTTGCTCTGTTCATCTTTGTCGTCTGTGGatcag CTGTATTTCAAATTATCCAGAGTATCCGGAtggcataa